The Brachyhypopomus gauderio isolate BG-103 chromosome 12, BGAUD_0.2, whole genome shotgun sequence genome window below encodes:
- the ptprc gene encoding receptor-type tyrosine-protein phosphatase C isoform X32, giving the protein MILLVIDTIATKLSPLTTSQHTVVSMDKSGNQTTSFTPSNTLQSLRTSTNMSVSPGDPSSTAPASTHPPSNSTPNIPAGTGDPSSTAPASTHPPSNSTPNTPVGTGDPSSTAPASTHPPSNSTPNIPAGTGDPSSTAPASTHPPSNSTPNTPVGTDTIATNLSPLTTSQHTVVSMDKTGNQTTSFTPSNTLQSLRTSTNMSVSPGDPSSTAPASTHPPSNSTPNTPVGTGDSLTTHPATTTPAPASTHPPSNSTPNTPVGTGDSLTTHPATTTPAPASTHPPSNSTPNTPVGDPSSTAPASTHPPSNSTPNIPAGTDITSNKTSATTQPPSNSTLNTPASTETTDSSCNTVKINPTLPTHMPATKGNKEPSPANIDPVILSTPSTSPSTSHSTSTSTATSHSTSTATSPSTSTSTATSHSTSPSTATSPSTATSPSTAISPSTAISPSTATSPSPSTSPSTTTSTSPSLSTSPSTATSPSPSTSPSPALMTTQRGSSSKECQYSINAIYQENTKQYEVNVKVENKVQNQNYSVILKNSSGGTIQEMIFNGTVYNIPFSILKPCETYTVSLDHNCTAPDKNNTILTKPWIAELPVVNFTRNIESKFKWTNKPEECSETATFRCTFNENNEFNENQTVYLEPYRNDTCTVMYPSGNFTRNFSVSFTCDLNKSEANVTVNNKSIDVQWNLTSSNCDNTKFTYTVTCETSTQNKVVHKTCSEEIHSKKLCTVEGLTYDDKYKCKFKAMYDDRKINYEHEKEIKTPSGQPKIHGLQTKNLDDNNAFQVTFSIEWNGKPRECCLKLNIDKPICNDTKINNCSFNLMNLYYFTNYTITVYAKNAGNITSVSVFTSHSTRYNYNAVFGFLVILIIITSLALLFVMYKIFNLQRRQSREVYETDHLLPLENLLHVEPISGDALVETYRKKIADEGRLFMEEFQSIPRIFSNYTVKEAKKAENQTKNRYVDILPYDYNRVSLSSGGKHDYINASFIEGYKESNKYIAAQGPKEETVEDFWRMVWEQKSSIIVMVTRCEEGNKNKCAQYWPSMERETEIFEDFVVKIKLEEKCPDYIIRQLSLMNRKEKTAERDVTHIQFMSWPDHGVPGDPGLLLKLRRRVNSFKNIFSGPIVVHCSAGVGRTGTYIGIDAMIESLESEGRVDIYGYVAKLRRQRCLMVQVEAQYVLIHTALIEYNQFGETEIPLTDFHSAVHTLKQKEGNEPSLLELEYHKLPRFKHWRLSNTAGSEENKKKNRSSIVPYDYNRVLVKLEEEDSRNSDGDDEEEYSSDEDDETTTKYINASYVDGYWCPKSLITAQGPLDNTVEDFLRMLHQKQVPAVVMLSDCTENDKEFCIQYWAEEKRSFGEMEVEVKETESTPTYIRRHLQIRNTKGKESLMTEQYHFLKWAGHELPANPLDLIDMMRSIRLKVGPGNNANAPIVVHCNDGSSRSGIFCTLWKLLDSADTEKLVDVFQMAKSMRKERLGMFTTLEQYQFLYEALQAAFPVQNGEVKKTIPSHDTVQVINEENGTTNAGQKEAAKSQTPENQAVAPPENQAVTPPENQAVTPPENQAVTPPENQAVTPPENQAVEKPDTASPSSEEGSSESSSVPEKAPSESTTNGPSVNVDI; this is encoded by the exons ATGATTCTTCTGGTCATAGACACAATTGCAACCAAACTTTctccactcaccacctcacaaCACACAGTTGTATCCATGGATAAATCAGGAAATCAGACTACATCCTTTACTCCATCTAATACCTTACAATCACTGCGTACATCAACAAACATGAGTGTTTCACCTg GTGACCCCTCAAGTACGGCCCCTGCttccacacatccaccctcaaacaGCACTCCCAACATCCCTGCCGGTACAG GTGACCCCTCAAGTACGGCCCCTGCttccacacatccaccctcaaacaGCACTCCCAACACCCCTGTCGGTACAG GTGACCCCTCAAGTACGGCCCCTGCttccacacatccaccctcaaacaGCACTCCCAACATCCCTGCCGGTACAG GTGACCCCTCAAGTACGGCCCCTGCttccacacatccaccctcaaacaGCACTCCCAACACCCCTGTCGGTACAG ACACAATTGCAACCAACCTTTctccactcaccacctcacaaCACACAGTTGTATCCATGGATAAAACAGGAAATCAGACTACATCCTTTACTCCATCTAATACCTTACAATCACTGCGTACATCAACAAACATGAGTGTTTCACCTg GTGACCCCTCAAGTACGGCCCCTGCttccacacatccaccctcaaacaGCACTCCCAACACCCCTGTCGGTACAG GTGACTCCTTAACCACACATCCTGCTACCACTACTCCTGCCCCTGCttccacacatccaccctcaaacaGCACTCCCAACACCCCTGTCGGTACAG GTGACTCCTTAACCACACATCCTGCTACCACTACTCCTGCCCCTGCttccacacatccaccctcaaacaGCACTCCCAACACCCCTGTCG GTGACCCCTCAAGTACGGCCCCTGCttccacacatccaccctcaaacaGCACTCCCAACATCCCTGCCGGTACAG ATATCACCTCAAACAAGACCTCTGCTACCACACAGCCACCCTCAAACAGCACTCTCAACACCCCTGCCAGTACAG AGACCACTGACTCCTCATGCAACACAGTCAAAATTAACCCCACCTtacccacacacatgcctgcCACAAAAGGTAACAAAG AGCCCTCACCCGCAAACATTGACCCAGTGATCCTTAGCACACCCTCAACCTCACCCTCAACCTCACACTCAACCTCAACCTCAACCGCAACCTCACACTCAACCTCAACCGCAACCTCACCCTCAACCTCAACCTCAACCGCAACCTCACACTCAACCTCACCCTCAACCGCAACCTCACCCTCAACCGCAACCTCACCCTCAACCGCAATCTCACCCTCAACCGCAATCTCACCCTCAACCgcaacctcaccctcaccctcaacctcaccctcaaccacaacctcaacctcaccctcactctcaacctcaccctcaactgcaacctcaccctcaccctcaacctcaccctcacctgcACTCATGACTACCCAAAGAG GTTCTTCCTCCAAAGAAT GTCAATACAGTATCAATGCAATATATCAGGAAAATACAAAGCAATATGAAGTGAATGTTAAAGTGGAAAATAAAGTGCAAAATCAAAACTACTCTGTGATACTAAAGAACAGTTCTGGTGGGACCATTCAAGAAATGATTTTCAATGGGACTGTTTACAATATACCATTTAGTATATTGAAGCCTTGCGAAACATATACTGTCAGTTTGGACCATAACTGTACAGCACCGGATAAGAACAACACGATCCTGACCAAACCCTGGA TTGCAGAGCTGCCTGTTGTCAATTTTACCAGAAACATAGAATCCAAGTTTAAGTGGACAAACAAGCCTGAAGAATGCAGTGAAACGGCCACGTTCAGATGCACCTTCAACG aaaaCAATGAATTTAATGAAAATCAAACTGTTTATTTGGAGCCTTACCGTAATGACACATGTACTGTGATGTACCCTTCTGGGAATTTCACCCGGAATTTTTCAGTTAGTTTTACATGTG ATTTGAACAAAAGTGAAGCGAACGTGACAGTAAATAACAAAAGTATTGATGTACAATGGAATTTAACAAGCTCAAATTGTGACAATACAAAGTTTACCTATACTGTTACATGTGAAACATCCACACAAAATAAAG TAGTCCATAAAACATGCTCTGAAGAGATCCACTCTAAGAAGCTTTGTACTGTCGAAGGACTGACATACGATGACAAATACAAATGCAAATTCAAGGCAATGTATGATGACAGGAAAATAAATTATGAGCATGAAAAGGAAATTAAAACACCGTCTGGAC agCCTAAAATTCATGGATTACAAACAAAGAATCTGGATGACAATAATGCCTTTCAAGTGACATTTTCCATTGAATGGAATGGGAAACCAAGGGAATGCTGTCTTAAGCTCAACATAGACAAGCCGATATGTAATGATACAAAGATTAATAATTGTTCCTTCAATTTAATGAACCTCTACTACTTTACAAACTATACAATTACG GTCTATGCTAAAAATGCCGGAAATATTACAAGTGTTTCTGTTTTTACAAGCCATTCAACTAGAT ACAATTATAATGCTGTTTTTGGATTCCTGGTCATCCTCATTATTATCACATCTCTTGCCCTCCTGTTCGTCATGTACAAAATCTTTAATCTTCAGAGGAGGCAGTCAAG AGAAGTTTATGAGACGGATCACCTTCTTCCTCTAG AAAACCTGCTCCATGTGGAACCCATCAGTGGTGACGCTCTGGTGGAGACTTACAGGAAGAAGATCGCTGATGAAGGACGCTTGTTCATGGAGGAGTTCCAG AGCATTCCACGAATCTTCTCAAATTACACCGTCAAAGAGGCCAAGAAAGCAGAGAACCAAACAAAGAACCGCTATGTGGACATTCTCCCCT ATGACTATAATCGCGTCTCCCTCTCTAGTGGAGGAAAACATGACTACATTAATGCCAGTTTTATTGAG GGTTACAAGGAGTCCAACAAGTACATAGCGGCCCAGG GTCCCAAGGAGGAGACAGTGGAAGATTTTTGGAGAATGGTTTGGGAGCAAAAGTCATCTATCATCGTCATGGTTACCCGCTGCGAGGAAGGGAACAAG AACAAATGTGCTCAGTACTGGCCATCGATGGAGAGGGAAACGGAGATTTTTGAAGACTTTGTTGTGAAGATCAAGCTCGAGGAAAAGTGCCCGGACTACATCATACGACAACTCAGCCTGATGAAT CGTAAAGAGAAGACAGCAGAGCGTGATGTCACACATATCCAGTTCATGAGCTGGCCCGACCACGGCGTGCCCGGCGACCCCGGTCTGCTGCTCAAACTGCGCCGGAGGGTCAACTCCTTCAAAAACATCTTCAGTGGCCCCATCGTTGTCCACTGCAG TGCCGGGGTGGGCCGCACCGGCACCTACATCGGCATCGACGCCATGATAGAGAGTCTGGAGTCCGAGGGCCGTGTGGATATCTACGGCTACGTGGCCAAACTGCGTCGCCAGAGGTGCCTCATGGTTCAAGTGGAG GCACAGTACGTCCTCATCCACACTGCGCTGATCGAGTACAACCAGTTTGGTGAGACGGAGATCCCACTGACTGACTTTCATTCAGCGGTCCACACTCTGAAACAGAAGGAAGGCAACGAGCCCAGTCTGCTGGAACTAGAGTATCAT AAACTGCCGAGGTTTAAACACTGGAGGTTATCAAACACAGCAGGCTCTGAGGAGAACAAGAAGAAGAATCGTTCCTCTATCGTTCCAT ATGACTACAACAGAGTGCTGGTGAAACTGGAGGAAGAAGATAGCCGGAACAGCGATGGCGATGATGAGGAGGAATATTCCTCCGACGAAGATGACGAAACGACCACCAAATACATCAATGCCTCTTACGTGGAT GGCTACTGGTGTCCAAAGAGCCTCATCACTGCGCAGGGCCCTCTGGACAATACAGTCGAGGACTTCCTGCGGATGCTCCACCAGAAACAGGTTCCAGCTGTGGTCATGCTCTCAGACTGCACGGAAAACGACAAG GAGTTCTGCATTCAGTACTGGGCGGAGGAGAAGAGATCGtttggagagatggaggtggaggtcaaAGAGACTGAAAGTACGCCTACATACATCAGACGTCATCTACAGATACGGAACACAAAG GGCAAAGAGAGTCTCATGACAGAGCAGTACCACTTCCTGAAATGGGCGGGGCATGAGCTACCAGCCAACCCTCTCGACTTGATTGACATGATGAGGAGCATTAGGCTGAAAGTTGGTCCTGGCAACAACGCAAACGCCCCCATTGTGGTTCACTGCAA TGACGGTTCCTCGCGTTCTGGAATCTTCTGCACACTGTGGAAGCTTCTGGACAGTGCGGACACGGAGAAGCTGGTGGACGTCTTTCAGATGGCGAAATCCATGCGCAAGGAACGTCTGGGCATGTTCACCACGCTG GAGCAGTACCAGTTCCTCTATGAAGCTCTCCAGGCAGCTTTCCCTGTGCAGAACGGCGAGGTGAAGAAGACCATACCCTCTCATGACACTGTGCAGGTCATCAATGAAGAGAATGGTACTACCAATGCAGGCCAGAAGGAGGCAGCAAAGAGCCAGACTCCTGAGAACCAAGCAGTCGCTCCTCCTGAGAACCAAGCTGTTACTCCTCCTGAGAACCAGGCTGTTACTCCTCCTGAGAACCAGGCAGTTACTCCTCCTGAGAACCAGGCAGTTACTCCTCCTGAGAACCAGGCAGTTGAGAAACCAGACACTGCCTCACCATCGTCTGAAGAGGGCAGCAGTGAATCAAGCTCCGTACCAGAGAAAGCCCCCAGTGAAAGTACCACCAATGGCCCCTCTGTTAATGTAGACATATAA
- the ptprc gene encoding receptor-type tyrosine-protein phosphatase C isoform X30, with product MILLVIDTIATKLSPLTTSQHTVVSMDKSGNQTTSFTPSNTLQSLRTSTNMSVSPGDPSSTAPASTHPPSNSTPNIPAGTGDPSSTAPASTHPPSNSTPNTPVGTGDPSSTAPASTHPPSNSTPNIPAGTGDPSSTAPASTHPPSNSTPNTPVGTDTIATNLSPLTTSQHTVVSMDKTGNQTTSFTPSNTLQSLRTSTNMSVSPGDPSSTAPASTHPPSNSTPNTPVGTGDSLTTHPATTTPAPASTHPPSNSTPNTPVGTGDSLTTHPATTTPAPASTHPPSNSTPNTPVGTGDPSSTAPASTHPPSNSTPNTPVGTDITSNKTSATTQPPSNSTLNTPASTETTDSSCNTVKINPTLPTHMPATKGNKEPSPANIDPVILSTPSTSPSTSHSTSTSTATSHSTSTATSPSTSTSTATSHSTSPSTATSPSTATSPSTAISPSTAISPSTATSPSPSTSPSTTTSTSPSLSTSPSTATSPSPSTSPSPALMTTQRGSSSKECQYSINAIYQENTKQYEVNVKVENKVQNQNYSVILKNSSGGTIQEMIFNGTVYNIPFSILKPCETYTVSLDHNCTAPDKNNTILTKPWIAELPVVNFTRNIESKFKWTNKPEECSETATFRCTFNENNEFNENQTVYLEPYRNDTCTVMYPSGNFTRNFSVSFTCDLNKSEANVTVNNKSIDVQWNLTSSNCDNTKFTYTVTCETSTQNKVVHKTCSEEIHSKKLCTVEGLTYDDKYKCKFKAMYDDRKINYEHEKEIKTPSGQPKIHGLQTKNLDDNNAFQVTFSIEWNGKPRECCLKLNIDKPICNDTKINNCSFNLMNLYYFTNYTITVYAKNAGNITSVSVFTSHSTRYNYNAVFGFLVILIIITSLALLFVMYKIFNLQRRQSREVYETDHLLPLENLLHVEPISGDALVETYRKKIADEGRLFMEEFQSIPRIFSNYTVKEAKKAENQTKNRYVDILPYDYNRVSLSSGGKHDYINASFIEGYKESNKYIAAQGPKEETVEDFWRMVWEQKSSIIVMVTRCEEGNKNKCAQYWPSMERETEIFEDFVVKIKLEEKCPDYIIRQLSLMNRKEKTAERDVTHIQFMSWPDHGVPGDPGLLLKLRRRVNSFKNIFSGPIVVHCSAGVGRTGTYIGIDAMIESLESEGRVDIYGYVAKLRRQRCLMVQVEAQYVLIHTALIEYNQFGETEIPLTDFHSAVHTLKQKEGNEPSLLELEYHKLPRFKHWRLSNTAGSEENKKKNRSSIVPYDYNRVLVKLEEEDSRNSDGDDEEEYSSDEDDETTTKYINASYVDGYWCPKSLITAQGPLDNTVEDFLRMLHQKQVPAVVMLSDCTENDKEFCIQYWAEEKRSFGEMEVEVKETESTPTYIRRHLQIRNTKGKESLMTEQYHFLKWAGHELPANPLDLIDMMRSIRLKVGPGNNANAPIVVHCNDGSSRSGIFCTLWKLLDSADTEKLVDVFQMAKSMRKERLGMFTTLEQYQFLYEALQAAFPVQNGEVKKTIPSHDTVQVINEENGTTNAGQKEAAKSQTPENQAVAPPENQAVTPPENQAVTPPENQAVTPPENQAVTPPENQAVEKPDTASPSSEEGSSESSSVPEKAPSESTTNGPSVNVDI from the exons ATGATTCTTCTGGTCATAGACACAATTGCAACCAAACTTTctccactcaccacctcacaaCACACAGTTGTATCCATGGATAAATCAGGAAATCAGACTACATCCTTTACTCCATCTAATACCTTACAATCACTGCGTACATCAACAAACATGAGTGTTTCACCTg GTGACCCCTCAAGTACGGCCCCTGCttccacacatccaccctcaaacaGCACTCCCAACATCCCTGCCGGTACAG GTGACCCCTCAAGTACGGCCCCTGCttccacacatccaccctcaaacaGCACTCCCAACACCCCTGTCGGTACAG GTGACCCCTCAAGTACGGCCCCTGCttccacacatccaccctcaaacaGCACTCCCAACATCCCTGCCGGTACAG GTGACCCCTCAAGTACGGCCCCTGCttccacacatccaccctcaaacaGCACTCCCAACACCCCTGTCGGTACAG ACACAATTGCAACCAACCTTTctccactcaccacctcacaaCACACAGTTGTATCCATGGATAAAACAGGAAATCAGACTACATCCTTTACTCCATCTAATACCTTACAATCACTGCGTACATCAACAAACATGAGTGTTTCACCTg GTGACCCCTCAAGTACGGCCCCTGCttccacacatccaccctcaaacaGCACTCCCAACACCCCTGTCGGTACAG GTGACTCCTTAACCACACATCCTGCTACCACTACTCCTGCCCCTGCttccacacatccaccctcaaacaGCACTCCCAACACCCCTGTCGGTACAG GTGACTCCTTAACCACACATCCTGCTACCACTACTCCTGCCCCTGCttccacacatccaccctcaaacaGCACTCCCAACACCCCTGTCGGTACAG GTGACCCCTCAAGTACGGCCCCTGCttccacacatccaccctcaaacaGCACTCCCAACACCCCTGTCGGTACAG ATATCACCTCAAACAAGACCTCTGCTACCACACAGCCACCCTCAAACAGCACTCTCAACACCCCTGCCAGTACAG AGACCACTGACTCCTCATGCAACACAGTCAAAATTAACCCCACCTtacccacacacatgcctgcCACAAAAGGTAACAAAG AGCCCTCACCCGCAAACATTGACCCAGTGATCCTTAGCACACCCTCAACCTCACCCTCAACCTCACACTCAACCTCAACCTCAACCGCAACCTCACACTCAACCTCAACCGCAACCTCACCCTCAACCTCAACCTCAACCGCAACCTCACACTCAACCTCACCCTCAACCGCAACCTCACCCTCAACCGCAACCTCACCCTCAACCGCAATCTCACCCTCAACCGCAATCTCACCCTCAACCgcaacctcaccctcaccctcaacctcaccctcaaccacaacctcaacctcaccctcactctcaacctcaccctcaactgcaacctcaccctcaccctcaacctcaccctcacctgcACTCATGACTACCCAAAGAG GTTCTTCCTCCAAAGAAT GTCAATACAGTATCAATGCAATATATCAGGAAAATACAAAGCAATATGAAGTGAATGTTAAAGTGGAAAATAAAGTGCAAAATCAAAACTACTCTGTGATACTAAAGAACAGTTCTGGTGGGACCATTCAAGAAATGATTTTCAATGGGACTGTTTACAATATACCATTTAGTATATTGAAGCCTTGCGAAACATATACTGTCAGTTTGGACCATAACTGTACAGCACCGGATAAGAACAACACGATCCTGACCAAACCCTGGA TTGCAGAGCTGCCTGTTGTCAATTTTACCAGAAACATAGAATCCAAGTTTAAGTGGACAAACAAGCCTGAAGAATGCAGTGAAACGGCCACGTTCAGATGCACCTTCAACG aaaaCAATGAATTTAATGAAAATCAAACTGTTTATTTGGAGCCTTACCGTAATGACACATGTACTGTGATGTACCCTTCTGGGAATTTCACCCGGAATTTTTCAGTTAGTTTTACATGTG ATTTGAACAAAAGTGAAGCGAACGTGACAGTAAATAACAAAAGTATTGATGTACAATGGAATTTAACAAGCTCAAATTGTGACAATACAAAGTTTACCTATACTGTTACATGTGAAACATCCACACAAAATAAAG TAGTCCATAAAACATGCTCTGAAGAGATCCACTCTAAGAAGCTTTGTACTGTCGAAGGACTGACATACGATGACAAATACAAATGCAAATTCAAGGCAATGTATGATGACAGGAAAATAAATTATGAGCATGAAAAGGAAATTAAAACACCGTCTGGAC agCCTAAAATTCATGGATTACAAACAAAGAATCTGGATGACAATAATGCCTTTCAAGTGACATTTTCCATTGAATGGAATGGGAAACCAAGGGAATGCTGTCTTAAGCTCAACATAGACAAGCCGATATGTAATGATACAAAGATTAATAATTGTTCCTTCAATTTAATGAACCTCTACTACTTTACAAACTATACAATTACG GTCTATGCTAAAAATGCCGGAAATATTACAAGTGTTTCTGTTTTTACAAGCCATTCAACTAGAT ACAATTATAATGCTGTTTTTGGATTCCTGGTCATCCTCATTATTATCACATCTCTTGCCCTCCTGTTCGTCATGTACAAAATCTTTAATCTTCAGAGGAGGCAGTCAAG AGAAGTTTATGAGACGGATCACCTTCTTCCTCTAG AAAACCTGCTCCATGTGGAACCCATCAGTGGTGACGCTCTGGTGGAGACTTACAGGAAGAAGATCGCTGATGAAGGACGCTTGTTCATGGAGGAGTTCCAG AGCATTCCACGAATCTTCTCAAATTACACCGTCAAAGAGGCCAAGAAAGCAGAGAACCAAACAAAGAACCGCTATGTGGACATTCTCCCCT ATGACTATAATCGCGTCTCCCTCTCTAGTGGAGGAAAACATGACTACATTAATGCCAGTTTTATTGAG GGTTACAAGGAGTCCAACAAGTACATAGCGGCCCAGG GTCCCAAGGAGGAGACAGTGGAAGATTTTTGGAGAATGGTTTGGGAGCAAAAGTCATCTATCATCGTCATGGTTACCCGCTGCGAGGAAGGGAACAAG AACAAATGTGCTCAGTACTGGCCATCGATGGAGAGGGAAACGGAGATTTTTGAAGACTTTGTTGTGAAGATCAAGCTCGAGGAAAAGTGCCCGGACTACATCATACGACAACTCAGCCTGATGAAT CGTAAAGAGAAGACAGCAGAGCGTGATGTCACACATATCCAGTTCATGAGCTGGCCCGACCACGGCGTGCCCGGCGACCCCGGTCTGCTGCTCAAACTGCGCCGGAGGGTCAACTCCTTCAAAAACATCTTCAGTGGCCCCATCGTTGTCCACTGCAG TGCCGGGGTGGGCCGCACCGGCACCTACATCGGCATCGACGCCATGATAGAGAGTCTGGAGTCCGAGGGCCGTGTGGATATCTACGGCTACGTGGCCAAACTGCGTCGCCAGAGGTGCCTCATGGTTCAAGTGGAG GCACAGTACGTCCTCATCCACACTGCGCTGATCGAGTACAACCAGTTTGGTGAGACGGAGATCCCACTGACTGACTTTCATTCAGCGGTCCACACTCTGAAACAGAAGGAAGGCAACGAGCCCAGTCTGCTGGAACTAGAGTATCAT AAACTGCCGAGGTTTAAACACTGGAGGTTATCAAACACAGCAGGCTCTGAGGAGAACAAGAAGAAGAATCGTTCCTCTATCGTTCCAT ATGACTACAACAGAGTGCTGGTGAAACTGGAGGAAGAAGATAGCCGGAACAGCGATGGCGATGATGAGGAGGAATATTCCTCCGACGAAGATGACGAAACGACCACCAAATACATCAATGCCTCTTACGTGGAT GGCTACTGGTGTCCAAAGAGCCTCATCACTGCGCAGGGCCCTCTGGACAATACAGTCGAGGACTTCCTGCGGATGCTCCACCAGAAACAGGTTCCAGCTGTGGTCATGCTCTCAGACTGCACGGAAAACGACAAG GAGTTCTGCATTCAGTACTGGGCGGAGGAGAAGAGATCGtttggagagatggaggtggaggtcaaAGAGACTGAAAGTACGCCTACATACATCAGACGTCATCTACAGATACGGAACACAAAG GGCAAAGAGAGTCTCATGACAGAGCAGTACCACTTCCTGAAATGGGCGGGGCATGAGCTACCAGCCAACCCTCTCGACTTGATTGACATGATGAGGAGCATTAGGCTGAAAGTTGGTCCTGGCAACAACGCAAACGCCCCCATTGTGGTTCACTGCAA TGACGGTTCCTCGCGTTCTGGAATCTTCTGCACACTGTGGAAGCTTCTGGACAGTGCGGACACGGAGAAGCTGGTGGACGTCTTTCAGATGGCGAAATCCATGCGCAAGGAACGTCTGGGCATGTTCACCACGCTG GAGCAGTACCAGTTCCTCTATGAAGCTCTCCAGGCAGCTTTCCCTGTGCAGAACGGCGAGGTGAAGAAGACCATACCCTCTCATGACACTGTGCAGGTCATCAATGAAGAGAATGGTACTACCAATGCAGGCCAGAAGGAGGCAGCAAAGAGCCAGACTCCTGAGAACCAAGCAGTCGCTCCTCCTGAGAACCAAGCTGTTACTCCTCCTGAGAACCAGGCTGTTACTCCTCCTGAGAACCAGGCAGTTACTCCTCCTGAGAACCAGGCAGTTACTCCTCCTGAGAACCAGGCAGTTGAGAAACCAGACACTGCCTCACCATCGTCTGAAGAGGGCAGCAGTGAATCAAGCTCCGTACCAGAGAAAGCCCCCAGTGAAAGTACCACCAATGGCCCCTCTGTTAATGTAGACATATAA